The region CCTCACAATGAAAAGATTTTAGTTCACACTTCCAACTTCAGAGTAGTTAAGCGGGTCAATGATGTTATAAAAATTTTTAATTCAGTACAAAAAGAAATACCATCTAAGTTGTTATTGGTTGGCGATGGACCAGACAGATTTGAATGTGAAAGACTTGTAAGAGAATTAAATCTTACTGATAATGTTAAGTTTCTTGGCAAACAGGATGGTTTGGTTGAAATCTTAAGTTCATCCGATTTATTTTTAATCCCATCACAATCAGAAAGTTTTGGTTTAGCAGCTCTTGAAGCAATGGCTTGTGGTTTACCTGTAATCAGCTCCAGCGTTGGCGGATTGCCTGAGCTTGTTAAACATAATGAATGCGGTTTTATTTCTGAAATTGGAGATACTGATCGAATGGCTAAATACAGTCTTGATCTTCTTACAAACGAAAAGAAATACGAAGTATTCTCACAAAATGCACGCAGCCGGGCTGTTAGTAAGTTTGATAAATCAATTATAGTTCCTATGTATGAGGAACATTACAAAAAAATATTAAGTGTATAAAATGATTATCTATTGTGCCGGTCCGATAAAAGGCAATACAGAATATAGAGACAACTATTCTAAAGTTGTAGAAATTGTCGAATCATTAGGGCATACTGCTCTTTCTGAAATGAGTAAGAAATTTCTTTCTTCCATTCCTCTCAGTCCAAAACAGATTTATGCCAGAGATATGAAATGGCTTGAAGGAAGCAAGTTAATGATTGCAGAGATTTCAGGTCCAAGTCTTGGAGTTGGATTTGAGATTGCGTATTCACTTTTTGTAAAGAAGATAAATGTATTGGCTGTCTATAGCTCTGAGGCACCAAATTTATCTTCGATGATATTAGGCTGCAATAATCCAAAGCTTCTTATAGCCAAATACACTGACTCTGATGATTTGACTAAAGTAATTAATGATTTCATCCTCAAAAACGGAAGTAATTGAACGAAAAAGATTTTATTGACAAGACTGTTATTACAATTCAATCCTACGGTCTTAAAAGATTCCCATCGGATTTTTATGATCCCGCTCATCTTATAAAAATCTCTATCCCGGTTAAAACACTTATGTTAGGAAAAGAATTTTTTGGCACTCATCAAGTGCTAACAACAGATGGTGCTCTGATCTATCAGGCTGAAACATTGAATGAAGCAAGATTTTTTATTTATAGCTCGGTTAACAGAAATGGTATAACCCATTTGCCTGAAGACAAAAACCTGATTGATCAAACAATCAAAGAGTATCATCATTATCTTGATGGTTTGATTTCTATGATAATATCCGAATATAAAAAAGCATTTCCGGGAGGAAAGGATTCATTATCAGTTTCAAATAAGATTTTCCAGAAATTAAATATTATCAGGTACTGATGACTGTTGAAGTTTCTGACAGAATATATAATTACATCTCTGCTCTTTATGGTAGAGAATCTGCCGATAAATATCTTGTCTTTATTAAAAGGGAACCAACACAATATATAAGAGTAAATACTTCCAAAATCAGTAGAGATGAGCTTTCATCTATCCTCGTTAAAAAATATCAGATAAAAACAGAACAAGTAAATAATTTTGAAAATGTTTTAAAAGTATCTGAAGGGCAGGATAGAATCGGGAAAACTATTGAGCATATACTTGGATTTTATTACATACAATCTTTATCATCAATGCTGCCGCCGCTGGTTATTAATCCTGATCATAATGATATTGTTATGGACCTTTGCGGGGCACCGGGTTCAAAATCCACTCAACTGGCTGAACTTATGAATGGCAAAGGAACTTTAATAATAAATGAAGTTGATAATGAAAGGATTAAATCTCTGGTCTTTAATCTGGAAAGGATGATAGTAATTAATGCTTCTGTTATTCATTCTAAAGGTGAAGTATTAAGCAAGATTTATAATAATTATTTTACAAAAGTATTAGTTGATGCACCCTGCAGCGGATTGGGTATTATACAAAAAAAAGGTGAAGTGAATAAGTGGTGGTCACTTGATCATGTTCAAAGATTGCAGCAGCTTCAAATCAGATTACTTGTTTCTGCAATTAAAATGGCAAAAGCAGGTGCTGAAATTGTTTATTCGACTTGTACTTTATCAGTTGAAGAAAATGAAATGGTTATTGATAAAATTCTTGAAAAGTATCCTGTTAAACTCGAACAAGTAAAATTACCAGTACCAACACATCAGGCATTTACTGAATATGATAATTTCAAATTTAATCCTGAATTGAAAAAGGCAGTCAGAGTGCTGCCCTGGGAAATTGATTCTGACGGCTTCTTCCTTGTTAAAATGATAAAGACTGATAAGACAGATACGAATGAGAAGGGAGCACTTCACCAGACTGATTATAAAATTGTTGAAAGTAACCATAGAACAATAAAACCATATTTGGATTATGTAACAGAACATTTTGGAGTAGATAAAAATACGCTGGATAATTATAGATTTATTTTCAGAGGCAAGGATATTTTTTTTGTAACAAAAGACTGGCATGATGAAAATATCGGATTGTTTAATAGAATTGGTTTGAAGTTTGGCACATTGGATAAGAAGGAGCGTATAACTTTTAATTCCCAAGCTGCTCAGATTTTAGAAAAACATATATCTAAGTTTATCTATCACTTAAAAGATGAAGACGAACTTCATAGTTATATAACCGGATGGAAAATAAAGGATGCTGATATTCCGTTAGGGCAGTATGTTGTAAAATATAATAACTGGATGCTTGGAACTGCTGTTATGACAAATGAAGGTTTAAAGAGCAGATTTCCGCGGACAAAAAGAACACAGCGTTTTGATTTCTGATTTATCTCAGATAAATCATTTTTTTTGTTTGACTAAAATTACTCCCAAAATTTAAAGATGCCCCGTCTATTTGCAGTCTGTATAGATAAACTCCCGAACTCAAATTAAACTGGTCAATATTAAAGTTTACCGTATGTAAGCCAGCATTCTGATATTTATTTACTAAAACAGCAACTTCTTTTCCAAGCACATCATATACTTTTAAGCTAACAAATTGTCTGCTTCCTAAAGAATACCGGATGTTTGTTGCCGGGTTAAACGGATTAGGATAATTTTGAAAAAGTATAAAATCGTTTAACAATATTTCTTCATTGTTTATATCAGTAGAGGTAACTGGTGAAATGCTTAGTATTCCTTTATCCGGAATTACATTTAATAAAACCTTTCTGATCGAATTTTCTAATATAGTTGGCAATGTATCTATTTTTGTGTTTTGCTGAACTCTTACATAATGCCAGCTCTCAGGAATCTTTACATAAGCAGTTAAAGGATAATTATAAATTTCATTATCAAGATTATCGGTAACATTGATTTCAATTAATTGACTGTTAGATGTTAATATCTGATATTCGGCTGCTTCGCGCTGTTTTATATATCGGGTAATATTTCCGACAGTTTCAACCCATATTTCTTTGTTTAATGATTTTACTTCCAGCCAATCGCATAACCATCCGAGCCATTCATTTGTTACCGGTTCATAAATTCCGTTATTAATTAAAGATTGTAATTCATTGAATGGAACAACATCATGAATTATTATCATTCCCCATTGCTTTTTTGTAACAGCATTACCAAACCAATTAATAAAAGAATATAATTCATCCAGATCGTCATCAACAAAATTTCTTGGCATACTGAACTCAACAACTTTTGCTTTTAAACTAAACCAATCATTTCCGAAAAGAACTGAGTCGTTTGCAGTCTGCCCGAGTGTTCTGCCATTTTCATAAAATAATTTTGCAGCAGAATCAACTAAAGAGTTGTGCAGTGTATAAGGGTAATTAAGTGAAATACATTTTTGGAAAGGAATTTTCTGTTCAATAAATACTTTTGATTGATACAATTCATATAATAAGGTTCCAGGAGAATTAATATTTCCCCAATCAAGATTTGGAAGTGTATCATGATTCATTGTATGAGAACCAACTTCATGTCCATCGGCGGCAATCATCTGAAAATCACTCCAACGTCCGTATCTCCAGATTAACGGCTGATTATCTTCTGCAAGATAAGGCGGTAACACATAAAACGTGCCCTTAAAACCATATTGGTTTAACAACGGTCTCACATTAGTGCTATGGGTTAGCAAACCATCATCAAATGTTAAACTGAAAGCAGCTTTTTTGTCATCAGCATAGTTAGAAAAGGTTAATGCTCCATAACCTTGTGAATATATTATTCTGGATACGGCGAAGAAAAGTATTATTAAATATCTGATCATCTTAAAATAAATTTTACATGTAAAGATACATCTTAATAAAACATTTTACCCAGCTGAATGTATTATTCAGATAATATTATATTTGCTCGTGATTATTCACAAATACTTCTTTAAATATTTTCCGGTCCACGAATTGATATTTTCTGCGATCTCTTCAGGTGTTCCGGCAGCAACAACTTCTCCGCCTTTATCTCCGGCTTCGGGACCAAGGTCAATTACATAATCAGCGCATTTAATTACATCAAGGTTATGTTCAATTATTACAACAGAATTATTTCTTTCTAAAAGTAAATTAAAACAATTAAGCAGTTTGGAAATATCATGAAAATGCAGACCCGTTGTTGGCTCATCGAAGATAAAAAGTAAATGTCTTCTATCTCTTTGTGCAGTTAAGTAAGATGCTAATTTAATTCTTTGAGCTTCGCCGCCTGATAGTGTATTTGAAGGCTGACCAAGTTTTATATAATTTAATCCTACATCTGCAAGCATTTGCAATAGTCTTGTAATTTTTTCCTGTCCTTCAAAAAAAGTCAAAGCTTCATCTACAGTCATATCCAGTACATCAACAAGATTTTTTCCTTTATAAGTAATCTCTCTTATTTCTTTCTTATATCTTGTTCCGTTACAATCATCACATTCAAGATACAGATCAGCTAAAAACTGCATCTCAACTTTTATATAGCCGTCACCCTGGCAAGTTTCGCATCTTCCGCCGGGAACATTAAAAGAAAAATAACCGGGTTTATATCCTCTTGCTTTTGCCTGATGAGTTGATGCAAATAATTCTCTGATTAATTCAAATGCTTTAATATAGCTGATAGGATTAGATCTTGGAGATTTGCCAATCGGAGACTGATCAACAATAACAACATCATCAATGTATTCGCCGCCTTTTATTTCATCATACTTTCCTACAAAAGACGGAGCGTTACCAAGATATTTTGCAAGCCCTGCATAAAAAATATCATGTATTAGCGTACTCTTGCCCGAACCACTTACTCCGGTTATCACAACAAATTTGTTTAAAGGGATTTCAACATTAATATTTTTAAGATTGTTTTCTTTTGCCCCGATTATTTTAACAGATTTAGTTTTCTTCTCATTTCTTTTTTCAGGTAGCGGTATTGAAAGTTCTCCGGCTAAATATTTACCGGTAATGGAATTTTTATCTTGAATAATTTCGTTGTAATTACCAATTGCAACTATTTCACCACCCTCAATTCCAGCTTTAGGACCCATATCAAAAATAAGATCAGCTTCTTTCATCATTTCAGCATCGTGTTCAACTACCAGAATAGAATTACCAATATCTCTCAAATCCTTCAATATTTTAATCAGTTTAGAATTATCCCTGGGATGTAAACCAATACTCGGCTCATCCAAAACATACAATGTTCCAACAAGAGCAGAGCCGAGAGAAGTTGCAAGA is a window of Ignavibacterium sp. DNA encoding:
- a CDS encoding nucleoside 2-deoxyribosyltransferase; this encodes MIIYCAGPIKGNTEYRDNYSKVVEIVESLGHTALSEMSKKFLSSIPLSPKQIYARDMKWLEGSKLMIAEISGPSLGVGFEIAYSLFVKKINVLAVYSSEAPNLSSMILGCNNPKLLIAKYTDSDDLTKVINDFILKNGSN
- a CDS encoding RsmB/NOP family class I SAM-dependent RNA methyltransferase — its product is MTVEVSDRIYNYISALYGRESADKYLVFIKREPTQYIRVNTSKISRDELSSILVKKYQIKTEQVNNFENVLKVSEGQDRIGKTIEHILGFYYIQSLSSMLPPLVINPDHNDIVMDLCGAPGSKSTQLAELMNGKGTLIINEVDNERIKSLVFNLERMIVINASVIHSKGEVLSKIYNNYFTKVLVDAPCSGLGIIQKKGEVNKWWSLDHVQRLQQLQIRLLVSAIKMAKAGAEIVYSTCTLSVEENEMVIDKILEKYPVKLEQVKLPVPTHQAFTEYDNFKFNPELKKAVRVLPWEIDSDGFFLVKMIKTDKTDTNEKGALHQTDYKIVESNHRTIKPYLDYVTEHFGVDKNTLDNYRFIFRGKDIFFVTKDWHDENIGLFNRIGLKFGTLDKKERITFNSQAAQILEKHISKFIYHLKDEDELHSYITGWKIKDADIPLGQYVVKYNNWMLGTAVMTNEGLKSRFPRTKRTQRFDF
- a CDS encoding polysaccharide deacetylase family protein, whose product is MIRYLIILFFAVSRIIYSQGYGALTFSNYADDKKAAFSLTFDDGLLTHSTNVRPLLNQYGFKGTFYVLPPYLAEDNQPLIWRYGRWSDFQMIAADGHEVGSHTMNHDTLPNLDWGNINSPGTLLYELYQSKVFIEQKIPFQKCISLNYPYTLHNSLVDSAAKLFYENGRTLGQTANDSVLFGNDWFSLKAKVVEFSMPRNFVDDDLDELYSFINWFGNAVTKKQWGMIIIHDVVPFNELQSLINNGIYEPVTNEWLGWLCDWLEVKSLNKEIWVETVGNITRYIKQREAAEYQILTSNSQLIEINVTDNLDNEIYNYPLTAYVKIPESWHYVRVQQNTKIDTLPTILENSIRKVLLNVIPDKGILSISPVTSTDINNEEILLNDFILFQNYPNPFNPATNIRYSLGSRQFVSLKVYDVLGKEVAVLVNKYQNAGLHTVNFNIDQFNLSSGVYLYRLQIDGASLNFGSNFSQTKKMIYLR